One genomic segment of Rivularia sp. PCC 7116 includes these proteins:
- the psaC gene encoding photosystem I iron-sulfur center protein PsaC, with product MSHTVKIYDTCIGCTQCVRACPTDVLEMVPWDGCKAQQLAASPRTEDCVGCKRCETACPTDFLSIRVYLGAETTRSMGLAY from the coding sequence ATGTCTCATACCGTTAAAATTTACGATACCTGCATTGGCTGTACTCAGTGCGTTCGGGCTTGTCCTACTGACGTATTAGAAATGGTGCCCTGGGATGGTTGTAAGGCTCAACAACTAGCTGCTTCCCCCCGTACCGAAGACTGTGTCGGCTGCAAGCGCTGCGAAACAGCTTGTCCTACTGACTTTTTGAGCATTCGAGTTTATCTTGGTGCTGAAACCACGCGCAGTATGGGATTAGCTTACTAA
- a CDS encoding pentapeptide repeat-containing protein, which translates to MRELERYYRVLELEPGASLEEVNQAYRDLAFIWHPDRIPQEKHRLQEKARRKLQEINEARDKLRSVKAKYKSKSGSNAPYQPRKTASPSSESRTEWPSSPYPYQPKKTAAPSGSRENSYAPYQQKWTPKSTPTPNKTYQPPQQSDLSGQDFRRANLKGRDLSGRNLSYAKLNGANLSDAFMHKVVLRGADLSDANLFRANLLLADMKEANLQGADLIGADLSGADLRGADLRGARIRSGDRLLVKLIGANLSGAIMPDGSIHQ; encoded by the coding sequence ATGAGAGAACTGGAGCGGTACTATAGAGTTTTGGAATTGGAGCCTGGAGCCTCGCTTGAGGAAGTTAACCAGGCTTATAGGGATTTGGCTTTTATTTGGCACCCGGATCGGATTCCTCAAGAAAAACATCGGTTGCAAGAAAAAGCACGCAGAAAGTTACAAGAAATTAATGAAGCTCGGGACAAATTGCGCTCTGTTAAGGCTAAATATAAATCTAAGTCTGGTAGCAACGCGCCTTATCAACCGAGAAAAACTGCTTCGCCTAGCAGTGAATCTAGGACAGAATGGCCTTCTTCGCCTTATCCTTATCAACCGAAAAAAACTGCTGCTCCTAGTGGTAGTAGAGAGAATTCTTATGCACCTTATCAACAAAAATGGACTCCTAAATCAACACCCACACCGAATAAAACTTATCAACCTCCCCAACAATCCGATTTGAGCGGACAAGATTTTCGTCGCGCTAATCTCAAGGGAAGGGATTTATCCGGAAGAAATCTTAGTTATGCCAAATTAAATGGCGCTAATCTCAGCGATGCTTTTATGCATAAAGTTGTTTTACGAGGTGCCGATCTTTCGGATGCTAATTTGTTCAGAGCAAATTTACTTTTAGCCGATATGAAGGAAGCTAATTTGCAAGGAGCCGACTTGATTGGTGCCGATTTGAGTGGTGCCGATTTACGCGGTGCTGATTTGAGAGGAGCTAGAATTCGTTCGGGCGATCGCCTACTCGTCAAACTCATTGGAGCTAATTTATCTGGAGCAATTATGCCCGATGGTTCGATCCATCAATAG
- a CDS encoding glutathione peroxidase, which produces MSNAISDVIVKTMDGKDKKLREYLNKVVLIVNVASQCGYTSQYAGLEKLNQNYKEAGLRILAFPCNDFGAQEPGTNDEIIDFCTRNYGTTFELFDKLHAKGEEQHPLYARLTTSVEPKGPIAWNFEKFLVNKQGEVVARFKSSVKPNSPELIAAIERELAQ; this is translated from the coding sequence ATGAGTAACGCAATATCTGACGTTATAGTCAAAACTATGGATGGGAAGGATAAGAAATTACGTGAGTACTTGAATAAGGTAGTTCTAATTGTCAATGTAGCTTCTCAATGTGGTTATACTTCACAATACGCTGGATTAGAAAAGCTGAATCAAAATTACAAAGAAGCTGGGTTAAGAATTTTAGCTTTCCCCTGTAACGATTTTGGGGCACAAGAACCCGGTACTAATGATGAGATCATAGATTTCTGTACCAGGAATTACGGTACAACTTTTGAATTATTTGATAAACTCCATGCCAAAGGTGAAGAACAGCATCCCCTTTATGCCAGATTAACAACTTCAGTTGAACCAAAGGGACCTATTGCCTGGAACTTTGAAAAGTTTTTAGTTAATAAGCAGGGTGAAGTTGTAGCTCGATTTAAAAGTAGTGTCAAGCCAAATTCACCTGAATTGATTGCCGCCATCGAAAGAGAATTAGCGCAATAA
- a CDS encoding SDR family oxidoreductase produces MNIAIVGCGYVGYAVAKYWKQNSDLVITATTTTPAKVSALQEVAQKVEVVESSDIKALKSVLKNQDVVLLSVGAKSRDSYEESYLKTAENIVSVLQDNPTVKQLIYTASFSVYGDINAATVDEETPTAPSNANTKILDKAEQILLCASRENLRVCILRLAGIYGEARELVKIFSRAFGETRPGNGETITNWIHLDDIVGAIEFARQQQLDGIYNVVDDARVTSKELIDNLCEKYNKPQVNWDASQTKTRGYNFKVSNQKIKQAGYELIHPQMIF; encoded by the coding sequence ATGAATATTGCAATTGTTGGTTGCGGATATGTCGGTTATGCTGTCGCTAAATACTGGAAACAAAATTCTGATTTAGTTATAACTGCAACTACAACTACTCCAGCTAAGGTATCGGCTTTACAAGAAGTTGCCCAAAAGGTAGAAGTTGTTGAAAGTTCTGATATCAAAGCTTTAAAATCTGTCCTAAAAAACCAAGATGTGGTTCTTTTAAGTGTAGGTGCAAAAAGCCGCGATTCTTATGAAGAAAGTTATTTAAAAACTGCTGAAAATATAGTTTCAGTATTGCAAGACAATCCAACTGTAAAACAGTTGATATACACGGCAAGTTTTTCGGTTTACGGTGATATAAATGCTGCAACAGTTGATGAAGAAACACCAACTGCACCAAGTAATGCCAATACTAAAATTTTGGATAAAGCCGAGCAAATTCTCCTTTGTGCTAGTCGCGAAAACCTAAGAGTTTGTATTTTGCGATTGGCTGGAATTTATGGCGAAGCTAGAGAATTGGTAAAAATATTTAGTAGAGCCTTTGGTGAAACTCGCCCTGGGAATGGTGAAACTATAACAAATTGGATTCACTTAGATGATATTGTCGGTGCAATAGAATTTGCACGTCAACAGCAGCTCGATGGTATTTATAATGTAGTTGATGATGCTCGTGTTACCAGTAAAGAATTAATCGATAATTTATGTGAAAAATATAATAAACCCCAAGTTAATTGGGATGCTTCTCAAACAAAAACCCGTGGCTATAATTTTAAAGTCTCGAATCAAAAGATAAAACAAGCCGGATACGAGTTGATTCATCCTCAGATGATTTTTTGA
- a CDS encoding alpha/beta fold hydrolase — translation MITQDKTASSSQFYTWNNFRCAYDVQNPTNSTAAGIPLLLIHPIGVGLSRNFWQRFCAEWYKQNNRNLIYNPDLLGCGESDMPHVAYAPIDWAEQLQYFLQTIVKQPVVLVVQGALFPIAIELVKKQPDLIARIILSGPPAWSVITQPAPEWQQKLLWNLLFDSLSGNLFYRYARRKKFLQDFSIKQLFASEADVDDEWLDTLQEGAKNPASRYAVFSFLAGFWRKNYQNAIESIPQPTLAVFGEIASSISKTGKKDTTEKRLADYNLHLPQGSSIKISGRNVLPYESTTEFVEAITPFVNQLTASS, via the coding sequence ATGATTACTCAAGATAAAACAGCATCTTCCAGTCAATTCTATACCTGGAATAATTTTCGCTGTGCTTATGATGTCCAGAATCCAACTAATTCCACAGCAGCAGGAATTCCTTTATTATTAATCCATCCCATCGGTGTTGGTTTGTCGCGGAATTTTTGGCAAAGATTTTGTGCTGAATGGTATAAGCAAAATAATCGCAATTTAATTTACAATCCTGATTTATTAGGATGTGGTGAAAGCGATATGCCCCATGTTGCTTATGCTCCTATTGATTGGGCAGAGCAATTGCAATATTTTCTTCAAACTATAGTCAAACAACCTGTAGTTTTAGTAGTGCAGGGTGCCTTATTTCCCATAGCCATAGAGCTTGTCAAAAAGCAACCAGATTTGATTGCCCGAATTATTTTATCAGGTCCTCCTGCTTGGAGTGTAATAACTCAACCAGCACCGGAATGGCAGCAAAAATTATTGTGGAATCTGTTGTTTGATTCACTTTCGGGAAATCTTTTTTATCGTTATGCCAGACGTAAGAAGTTTTTACAGGATTTTTCCATCAAGCAATTATTCGCTTCAGAAGCAGATGTAGACGATGAATGGTTAGATACTTTGCAGGAAGGAGCGAAAAATCCAGCAAGTCGCTATGCAGTTTTTTCGTTTTTAGCCGGATTTTGGCGAAAAAATTATCAAAATGCCATAGAATCTATACCGCAGCCTACATTAGCTGTTTTTGGTGAAATAGCATCAAGCATCAGCAAAACGGGCAAAAAAGATACAACCGAAAAACGTTTGGCTGATTATAATTTACATTTACCTCAAGGAAGCTCAATCAAAATTTCCGGAAGAAACGTCTTACCCTATGAATCAACAACTGAATTCGTCGAA